A window of Sander vitreus isolate 19-12246 chromosome 18, sanVit1, whole genome shotgun sequence contains these coding sequences:
- the ephx1 gene encoding epoxide hydrolase 1 isoform X2, with translation MLTEVLVALLVGGLLYFLVQRSRTQVLRTEDGWWGAGAPPDGGEDITIHPFTVSTSAEELEDLYRRIDQTRPVPSLEDSHFTYGFNSQCLHTVLSYWRNGFDWRRQVDRLNQYPHFKTTIEGIDIHYLHVKPKTVPEGSTALPLIMVHGWPGSFYEFYGLIPLLTEPSDPSHLVFEVVCPSIPGYGFSEAPHKKGFDSVCAAHIFHKLMKRLGFQQFYAHGGDWGWLVTTNMAQLEPRSVRGLHVNFAPPSNPGLPMTLSIMLGRRFPKLFGFTDLDIERLFPCMDKLVVESIKESGYMHIQATKPDTMGRGLNDSPAGLAAYILEKFSTWTSRDFRDLEDGGLTRKFSLDDLLTNVMIYWTSGCIVSSMRFYKENFGKGLYAPHSKIPVDVPTGFACFPNELMHTPKLWLKQKYRNLVTFTPMARGGHFAAMEEPQLMAEDIQNFTKIVEKHRAV, from the exons ATGTTGACCGAGGTCCTGGTTGCTCTGCTGGTTGGAGGGCTGCTCTACTTCCTGGTCCAGAGGAGTAGGACCCAGGTCCTGAGGACAGAGGACGGCTGGTGGGGGGCCGGGGCCCCCCCTGATGGAGGGGAGGACATCACCATTCATCCCTTTACAGTCAGCACCAGTGCTGAGGAGCTGGAG GACCTGTACAGGAGGATAGACCAGACTCGGCCTGTCCCCTCTCTGGAGGACAGCCACTTCACCTACGGCTTCAACTCTCAGTGCCTGCACACGGTGCTGTCTTACTGGAGAAATGGCTTCGATTGGAGGAGACAGGTGGATAGACTCAACCAGTACCCGCACTTCAAAACCACCATCGAAG GCATTGATATCCACTACCTGCATGTGAAGCCCAAGACAGTGCCAGAGGGATCCACTGCTCTTCCTCTGATCATGGTGCACGGCTGGCCCGGCTCCTTCTATGAGTTCTATGGGTTGATCCCTCTGCTAACAGAACCATCAGACCCAAGCCACCTTGTGTTTGAGGTGGTGTGTCCCTCCATACCAGGCTACGGTTTTTCAGAAGCACCACATAAGAAAG GCTTTGATTCCGTGTGTGCCGCACACATCTTCCACAAGCTGATGAAGCGTCTGGGCTTCCAGCAGTTCTACGCTCATGGAGGCGACTGGGGCTGGCTGGTCACCACCAACATGGCTCAGCTGGAgcccag GAGCGTCAGAGGCTTGCATGTGAACTTTGCCCCGCCCTCCAATCCGGGGCTGCCCATGACCCTGTCCATCATGCTGGGCCGTCGCTTCCCCAAGTTGTTTGGCTTCACTGACTTGGACATTGAGCGTCTCTTCCCCTGCATGGACAAACTGGTGGTGGAGTCCATCAAAGAGTCTGGCTACATGCACATCCAGGCCACCAAGCCTGACACCATGG GTCGAGGACTGAATGATTCCCCAGCTGGTCTGGCTGCCTACATCTTGGAGAAGTTCTCCACGTGGACGAGCCGCGACTTCAGGGACCTGGAGGACGGAGGACTCACCAG GAAGTTCTCCCTGGATGACCTGCTGACTAACGTGATGATCTACTGGACGTCTGGCTGCATCGTCTCCTCCATGAGGTTCTACAAGGAGAACTTTGGCAAAGGCCTTTACGCGCCTCACTCTAA GATCCCTGTGGACGTCCCCACTGGCTTCGCCTGCTTCCCCAACGAGCTGATGCACACTCCCAAACTGTGGCTCAAACAGAAATACCGCAACCTGGTAACCTTCACGCCTATGGCCCGCGGCGGCCATTTTGCCGCCATGGAGGAGCCCCAGCTGATGGCCGAGGACATCCAGAACTTCACCAAGATAGTGGAGAAGCACCGGGCTGTGTAG
- the ephx1 gene encoding epoxide hydrolase 1 isoform X1: MLTEVLVALLVGGLLYFLVQRSRTQVLRTEDGWWGAGAPPDGGEDITIHPFTVSTSAEELEDLYRRIDQTRPVPSLEDSHFTYGFNSQCLHTVLSYWRNGFDWRRQVDRLNQYPHFKTTIEGIDIHYLHVKPKTVPEGSTALPLIMVHGWPGSFYEFYGLIPLLTEPSDPSHLVFEVVCPSIPGYGFSEAPHKKGFDSVCAAHIFHKLMKRLGFQQFYAHGGDWGWLVTTNMAQLEPRSVRGLHVNFAPPSNPGLPMTLSIMLGRRFPKLFGFTDLDIERLFPCMDKLVVESIKESGYMHIQATKPDTMANPSPPSGRGLNDSPAGLAAYILEKFSTWTSRDFRDLEDGGLTRKFSLDDLLTNVMIYWTSGCIVSSMRFYKENFGKGLYAPHSKIPVDVPTGFACFPNELMHTPKLWLKQKYRNLVTFTPMARGGHFAAMEEPQLMAEDIQNFTKIVEKHRAV, from the exons ATGTTGACCGAGGTCCTGGTTGCTCTGCTGGTTGGAGGGCTGCTCTACTTCCTGGTCCAGAGGAGTAGGACCCAGGTCCTGAGGACAGAGGACGGCTGGTGGGGGGCCGGGGCCCCCCCTGATGGAGGGGAGGACATCACCATTCATCCCTTTACAGTCAGCACCAGTGCTGAGGAGCTGGAG GACCTGTACAGGAGGATAGACCAGACTCGGCCTGTCCCCTCTCTGGAGGACAGCCACTTCACCTACGGCTTCAACTCTCAGTGCCTGCACACGGTGCTGTCTTACTGGAGAAATGGCTTCGATTGGAGGAGACAGGTGGATAGACTCAACCAGTACCCGCACTTCAAAACCACCATCGAAG GCATTGATATCCACTACCTGCATGTGAAGCCCAAGACAGTGCCAGAGGGATCCACTGCTCTTCCTCTGATCATGGTGCACGGCTGGCCCGGCTCCTTCTATGAGTTCTATGGGTTGATCCCTCTGCTAACAGAACCATCAGACCCAAGCCACCTTGTGTTTGAGGTGGTGTGTCCCTCCATACCAGGCTACGGTTTTTCAGAAGCACCACATAAGAAAG GCTTTGATTCCGTGTGTGCCGCACACATCTTCCACAAGCTGATGAAGCGTCTGGGCTTCCAGCAGTTCTACGCTCATGGAGGCGACTGGGGCTGGCTGGTCACCACCAACATGGCTCAGCTGGAgcccag GAGCGTCAGAGGCTTGCATGTGAACTTTGCCCCGCCCTCCAATCCGGGGCTGCCCATGACCCTGTCCATCATGCTGGGCCGTCGCTTCCCCAAGTTGTTTGGCTTCACTGACTTGGACATTGAGCGTCTCTTCCCCTGCATGGACAAACTGGTGGTGGAGTCCATCAAAGAGTCTGGCTACATGCACATCCAGGCCACCAAGCCTGACACCATGG CAAATCCATCTCCCCCTTCAGGTCGAGGACTGAATGATTCCCCAGCTGGTCTGGCTGCCTACATCTTGGAGAAGTTCTCCACGTGGACGAGCCGCGACTTCAGGGACCTGGAGGACGGAGGACTCACCAG GAAGTTCTCCCTGGATGACCTGCTGACTAACGTGATGATCTACTGGACGTCTGGCTGCATCGTCTCCTCCATGAGGTTCTACAAGGAGAACTTTGGCAAAGGCCTTTACGCGCCTCACTCTAA GATCCCTGTGGACGTCCCCACTGGCTTCGCCTGCTTCCCCAACGAGCTGATGCACACTCCCAAACTGTGGCTCAAACAGAAATACCGCAACCTGGTAACCTTCACGCCTATGGCCCGCGGCGGCCATTTTGCCGCCATGGAGGAGCCCCAGCTGATGGCCGAGGACATCCAGAACTTCACCAAGATAGTGGAGAAGCACCGGGCTGTGTAG
- the srp9 gene encoding signal recognition particle 9 kDa protein has product MPHYHTWEEFARAAEKLYLTDPMKVRVVLKYRHCDGNLCIKVTDNAVCLQYKTDQAQDVKKIEKLHGKLMRLMVSKETHSGSMETD; this is encoded by the exons ATGCCTCACTATCACACCTGGGAGGAGTTCGCGCGCGCAGCAGAGAAGCTCTATCTGACAGACCCCATGAAG GTGAGAGTGGTTCTGAAGTACAGACACTGTGATGGAAACCTTTGCATCAAAGTCACCGACAATGCCGTG TGTTTACAGTACAAGACAGACCAGGCCCAGGACGTGAAGAAGATCGAGAAGCTCCACGGGAAACTGATGAGACTCATGGTGTCCAAGGAGACGCACAGTGGCTCCATGGAGACGGACTAA